The proteins below come from a single Zonotrichia leucophrys gambelii isolate GWCS_2022_RI chromosome 3, RI_Zleu_2.0, whole genome shotgun sequence genomic window:
- the ID2 gene encoding DNA-binding protein inhibitor ID-2, with protein sequence MKAFSPVRSVRKTGLSEHNLGISRSKTPVDDPMSLLYNMNDCYSKLKELVPSIPQNKKVSKMEILQHVIDYILDLQIALDSHPSIVSLHHQRPGQNPSSRTPLTTLNTDISILSLQASEFPSELMSSDSKALCG encoded by the exons atgAAAGCCTTCAGCCCGGTGCGGTCCGTCAGGAAAACCGGCCTCTCGGAGCACAACCTGGGCATCTCCCGGAGCAAGACCCCCGTGGATGACCCCATGAGCCTGCTGTACAATATGAACGACTGCTACTCCAAGCTGAAGGAGCTGGTGCCCAGCATCCCGCAGAACAAGAAAGTGAGCAAGATGGAAATCTTGCAGCACGTCATCGACTACATCCTGGACCTGCAGATCGCCTTGGACTCGCACCCCAGCATCGTCAGCCTGCACCACCAGAGACCCGGGCAGAACCCTTCCTCCAGAACTCCTCTGACCACGCTCAACACAGACATCAGCATCCTCTCGCTACAG GCGTCCGAGTTCCCCTCAGAGCTCATGTCAAGCGACAGCAAAGCACTTTGTGGCTGA